A window from Salvelinus fontinalis isolate EN_2023a chromosome 8, ASM2944872v1, whole genome shotgun sequence encodes these proteins:
- the LOC129860955 gene encoding transcription factor HES-5-like, translated as MIRQVANPKQHLSLTKIRKPVVEKMRRDRINTSIEQLKSLLGPEFLRQQPDSKQEKADILEMTVYFLSRQQQAGSSSTAAANEGYSRCVQDAVSFLSQCEVKTQSYSSLLSHFQSLQTSSQHSQAPWSFSPPGSPVHQATTKGVMCPVSHPLWRPW; from the exons ATGATTAGACAGGTGGCTAACCCTAAGCAGCACCTCTCACTTACTAAG ATAAGGAAGCCAGTGGTGGAGAAGATGCGTAGGGATCGCATCAACACCAGCATCGAGCAGCTCAAGTCCCTCCTGGGTCCCGAGTTCCTCCGCCAGCAGCCCGACTCCAAGCAGGAGAAGGCCGACATCTTAGAGATGACTGTCTATTTCCTGAGCCGCCAGCAGCAGGCAGGAAGTTCCTCCACTGCAGCAGCCAATGAGGGCTACTCTCGCTGTGTGCAGGACGCTGTCAGCTTCCTGTCTCAGTGTGAGGTGAAGACACAGTCCTACAGCTCGCTGTTGAGCCACTTTCAGAGCCTGCAGACATCCAGCCAACACAGTCAGGCTCCCTGGTCCTTCTCCCCGCCGGGCTCCCCAGTCCACCAGGCCACCACCAAGGGTGTGATGTGCCCCGTCTCCCATCCACTCTGGAGGCCCT